From a region of the Pirellulales bacterium genome:
- the groL gene encoding chaperonin GroEL (60 kDa chaperone family; promotes refolding of misfolded polypeptides especially under stressful conditions; forms two stacked rings of heptamers to form a barrel-shaped 14mer; ends can be capped by GroES; misfolded proteins enter the barrel where they are refolded when GroES binds) has product MPKQLLFEDSARAKMLKGVEKLADAVAITMGPTGRNVIIDKSFGGPTVTKDGVTVSKEVELEDRFENMGAKLVNEVASKTSDVAGDGTTTATVLARAIFKEGTRNIAAGSNPMAVRRGIEKAVDAAIEQLKSMAKPVSSKAEIAQVGSISANNDTDIGNLLADAMEKVGKDGVITVEEGKATETTLELVEGMQFDKGYISPYFINRPAEMDCLLNDAFILIHEKKIGSLRDLIPILEKVSQTGKPLLIIAEDVEGDALTTLVVNKLRGILNICAVKAPGFGDRRKAMLGDLAVLTGGTLISEDLGIKLENLEIGQLGRAKQITVDKNDTTIVQGAGKQDEIKNRIQQIRNQIEDTESEYDREKFQERLAKLTGGVAIISVGASSEADMKQKKARVEDALHATRAAVEEGILPGGGVALLRCKEAIEKARGSAKGDEKIGVDIVLHALAAPMKQIVDNCGIDGSVVADEISRKPVNVGYDANKAEYVDMYKAGIIDPLKVVRSALSNAASIAALMLTTEAMVTNFDKDDKKKTRIEGSVR; this is encoded by the coding sequence GTGCCCAAGCAATTACTCTTCGAAGACAGCGCCCGAGCGAAAATGCTCAAGGGTGTGGAAAAACTGGCCGATGCGGTCGCCATCACCATGGGACCGACGGGCCGCAATGTGATTATCGACAAGTCGTTCGGCGGTCCGACCGTGACCAAAGACGGCGTGACCGTCAGCAAAGAGGTCGAGCTGGAAGACCGCTTCGAGAATATGGGCGCCAAGCTCGTGAACGAAGTGGCCTCCAAAACTTCCGACGTGGCGGGCGACGGCACCACCACGGCGACCGTGCTGGCCCGTGCCATCTTCAAGGAAGGCACCCGCAACATCGCCGCCGGCAGCAATCCCATGGCGGTGCGGCGAGGCATCGAGAAGGCCGTTGATGCGGCCATCGAGCAGCTCAAGAGCATGGCCAAGCCGGTTTCGAGCAAGGCCGAGATCGCCCAGGTCGGCTCCATCAGCGCCAACAACGACACCGACATCGGCAATCTTTTGGCCGACGCGATGGAGAAGGTGGGCAAAGACGGCGTGATCACCGTCGAGGAAGGCAAGGCCACCGAGACCACGCTCGAGCTGGTGGAAGGGATGCAGTTCGACAAAGGCTACATTTCGCCGTACTTCATCAACCGTCCGGCCGAGATGGATTGCCTGCTCAACGACGCCTTCATCCTGATTCACGAGAAGAAGATCGGCAGCCTGCGCGACCTGATTCCGATTTTGGAGAAGGTGAGCCAGACGGGCAAGCCGCTGTTGATCATCGCCGAAGACGTGGAGGGCGACGCCCTGACGACGTTGGTGGTGAACAAGCTCCGCGGCATCCTCAATATCTGCGCGGTGAAGGCCCCCGGTTTCGGCGACCGCCGCAAGGCGATGCTGGGCGACCTGGCGGTGCTCACCGGCGGCACGCTGATCAGCGAGGATCTGGGCATCAAGCTGGAGAACCTGGAGATCGGTCAGCTCGGCCGCGCCAAGCAGATCACGGTCGACAAGAACGACACGACGATCGTGCAAGGCGCCGGCAAGCAGGATGAAATCAAGAACCGCATCCAGCAGATTCGCAACCAGATCGAGGACACCGAGAGCGAGTACGATCGGGAGAAGTTCCAAGAGCGTCTGGCCAAGCTGACCGGCGGCGTGGCCATCATTTCGGTGGGGGCCAGCAGCGAGGCCGACATGAAGCAGAAGAAGGCCCGCGTCGAAGACGCCCTGCACGCCACGCGCGCGGCGGTGGAAGAGGGCATTTTGCCCGGCGGCGGCGTGGCCCTGCTGCGCTGCAAAGAGGCCATCGAAAAGGCCCGCGGCAGCGCCAAGGGCGACGAGAAGATCGGCGTCGATATCGTGCTGCATGCCTTGGCCGCACCGATGAAGCAGATTGTCGACAACTGCGGCATCGACGGCTCGGTTGTGGCCGACGAGATCAGCCGCAAGCCGGTCAACGTGGGTTACGACGCCAACAAGGCCGAGTACGTCGATATGTACAAGGCGGGCATCATCGACCCGTTGAAGGTGGTCCGCAGCGCCTTGAGCAACGCGGCCAGCATCGCGGCCCTGATGCTCACCACCGAGGCCATGGTCACGAACTTCGACAAGGACGACAAGAAAAAGACGCGGATTGAGGGATCTGTCCGCTGA
- the grpE gene encoding nucleotide exchange factor GrpE, with translation MNDQETNDSTSEAAAAANVVTEESAATSPDDAAALRRELAAAKDRALRAQAELDNYRKRMRKEMDDERRYAQLPLLGDLLPVLDNVQRAIQAAAKSPDASGLLAGFKMVAQQLENVLSRHHCQRIEAWHKPFDPHLHAAIMQQPTGEFPPNTVVQVAQDGYQVHDRVLRPAQVIVSTPPADGNGTD, from the coding sequence ATGAACGATCAAGAAACCAACGATTCAACCTCTGAAGCGGCCGCTGCCGCCAACGTGGTGACGGAAGAGTCGGCGGCCACGTCGCCCGACGATGCCGCCGCGCTGCGGCGGGAGCTGGCCGCCGCCAAAGATCGCGCGTTGCGGGCGCAGGCCGAGCTGGACAACTACCGCAAGCGCATGCGCAAGGAGATGGACGACGAGCGGCGTTATGCGCAGTTGCCGTTGCTCGGCGACCTGTTGCCGGTGCTCGACAACGTGCAGCGTGCCATCCAGGCGGCCGCGAAATCGCCGGATGCGAGTGGGTTGCTGGCCGGCTTCAAAATGGTTGCGCAACAGCTCGAGAACGTGTTGTCGCGGCACCACTGCCAACGCATCGAGGCGTGGCACAAACCGTTCGATCCGCACTTGCACGCGGCGATCATGCAGCAGCCTACGGGTGAATTTCCGCCCAACACGGTGGTGCAGGTCGCGCAAGACGGCTATCAAGTTCACGACCGCGTATTGCGGCCCGCACAGGTGATTGTTTCGACGCCACCGGCGGATGGTAATGGAACCGATTAG
- a CDS encoding transposase, translated as MGRPHRASEGGFVYHVLNRGNAGMTVFDDQGDFDAFEKVLAEAVERTDTRLLAYCLLPNHWHLLVWPRKKGELSQFVRWLTLTHTQRWHAHRPDVGNGHVYQGRFKSFPVQEDEHFYAVARHVERNALRANLVPRAEAWPWCSLYRWLRGTADDKPVLASWPLRRKSGWVEWVNAPPNEAELTAIRRSVERGNPYGSESWNERTIRRLGLELTIRPRGRPRKEPAAHQSGS; from the coding sequence ATGGGAAGACCACATCGAGCTAGCGAAGGCGGGTTCGTCTACCACGTGCTGAACCGTGGCAACGCGGGCATGACCGTGTTCGACGATCAGGGCGACTTCGATGCCTTCGAGAAAGTTTTGGCCGAGGCGGTCGAGCGGACCGACACGCGACTGCTGGCCTATTGCCTGCTGCCAAACCACTGGCACTTGCTCGTCTGGCCGCGGAAGAAAGGCGAACTCTCGCAGTTTGTCCGCTGGCTCACCCTGACCCATACGCAGCGGTGGCACGCGCATCGGCCCGACGTCGGCAATGGGCACGTCTATCAAGGCCGGTTCAAATCGTTCCCCGTTCAGGAGGACGAGCATTTCTACGCGGTCGCGCGGCACGTGGAGCGGAACGCCTTGCGCGCGAACCTCGTGCCTCGCGCCGAGGCGTGGCCCTGGTGTAGCCTGTACCGCTGGCTGCGCGGCACGGCCGACGACAAGCCCGTCCTAGCCTCTTGGCCCCTCCGGCGTAAATCTGGCTGGGTGGAATGGGTCAATGCCCCACCGAACGAGGCGGAGTTGACCGCGATTCGCCGCAGCGTGGAACGCGGCAACCCCTATGGAAGCGAGTCGTGGAATGAACGCACGATCCGGCGGCTCGGATTAGAATTGACCATCCGCCCCCGCGGTCGCCCAAGAAAGGAGCCGGCAGCCCATCAAAGCGGTTCCTGA
- the yacG gene encoding DNA gyrase inhibitor YacG, translating into MPLVRCPICRKRFDSSQSTFLPFCSERCRRIDLGRWLGEEYTVPVEREDEEPDYGREPEEE; encoded by the coding sequence ATGCCACTCGTGCGTTGCCCGATCTGTCGCAAGCGGTTCGATAGCAGCCAGTCGACCTTCCTGCCTTTTTGCAGCGAGCGTTGCCGGCGGATCGATCTCGGCCGCTGGCTGGGCGAGGAATACACGGTACCCGTCGAACGCGAGGACGAAGAACCGGACTACGGACGAGAGCCTGAGGAAGAATAA
- the dnaJ gene encoding molecular chaperone DnaJ produces the protein MAGKRDYYEVLGVARTVSDKEIAAAYRKLAIQYHPDKNPGNEEAVARFKECAEAFEVLSDPDKRARYDRYGHAGVEGPGGAPHFTDVNDVFEAFGDIFGEGLFGEIFGGGRRGRGRRARRGSDVRADVTLDLLEAARGATKKIRLERLERCEECRGSGAKPGTKPEKCRYCGGQGQVIQTTGIFRVQTTCPACRGAGSTIKEPCPACRGEGQMRRRVEREVRIPPGVDNDTRLRLGGEGNQSAEGGTPGDCYCFITVKEHSLFHREGQHLVCQIPLTYSQATLGSKIDVPTLDGREELDIPPGTQPGDVFRLRGRGMPDPRQRGQGDLLVQVSLEVPKTLTPRQEELLRELAEEERANVSAHRKSFFEKLKDYFMPAEEPSGERTG, from the coding sequence ATGGCAGGCAAACGCGATTACTATGAGGTGCTGGGGGTCGCGCGAACGGTCTCCGACAAGGAGATCGCGGCCGCCTATCGCAAGCTGGCGATCCAGTACCATCCCGATAAGAATCCGGGCAACGAAGAGGCGGTGGCCCGCTTCAAAGAGTGCGCCGAGGCGTTCGAGGTGCTCAGCGACCCGGACAAGCGCGCCCGTTACGATCGCTACGGGCACGCCGGCGTCGAGGGGCCGGGTGGCGCCCCGCACTTCACCGACGTGAACGATGTCTTCGAGGCCTTTGGCGACATTTTCGGCGAAGGGCTGTTCGGCGAGATTTTCGGCGGCGGGCGGCGGGGACGTGGACGACGCGCACGCCGCGGCAGCGACGTGCGGGCCGACGTCACGCTCGACCTGCTGGAGGCGGCACGCGGCGCGACCAAGAAGATCCGCTTGGAGCGTCTGGAACGCTGCGAAGAGTGCCGCGGCTCGGGGGCCAAGCCCGGAACGAAGCCCGAAAAATGCCGCTATTGCGGCGGCCAAGGGCAAGTGATCCAGACCACCGGCATCTTCCGCGTGCAAACGACGTGTCCGGCCTGCCGCGGCGCCGGCAGCACGATCAAAGAACCTTGCCCGGCCTGCCGTGGCGAGGGACAGATGCGGCGTAGGGTGGAACGCGAGGTCCGCATTCCGCCGGGCGTCGACAACGACACGCGGTTGCGTTTGGGCGGCGAAGGCAATCAGAGCGCCGAGGGCGGCACGCCGGGCGACTGCTACTGCTTCATCACGGTGAAGGAACATTCGCTCTTTCATCGCGAGGGGCAGCATCTGGTGTGTCAGATCCCGCTTACTTATTCGCAGGCGACGCTGGGCTCGAAGATCGACGTGCCCACGCTCGACGGCCGCGAGGAGTTGGACATACCTCCGGGCACGCAGCCGGGCGACGTGTTCCGCTTGCGTGGCCGCGGCATGCCAGATCCAAGACAACGCGGCCAGGGCGATCTGCTGGTGCAGGTCAGCCTGGAAGTGCCTAAGACGTTGACGCCGCGGCAAGAAGAGTTGCTGCGAGAGTTGGCCGAGGAGGAGCGGGCGAATGTGAGCGCGCATCGCAAGAGCTTTTTCGAGAAGCTCAAGGACTACTTTATGCCGGCTGAGGAGCCGAGCGGCGAACGAACGGGGTGA
- the groL gene encoding chaperonin GroEL (60 kDa chaperone family; promotes refolding of misfolded polypeptides especially under stressful conditions; forms two stacked rings of heptamers to form a barrel-shaped 14mer; ends can be capped by GroES; misfolded proteins enter the barrel where they are refolded when GroES binds), with protein MAKQMVFDDEARQPLLAGASKLARAVSSTLGPRGRNAVLDKGWGSPKVTKDGVTVAEDIELDDPFENLGAQLVKEAASKTNDVAGDGTTTATVLAEAIFREGLKMIAAGADPMALSRGITKATARVVEAVAKLATPINEKNKTELRQIATIAGNNDPSIGDVLSDAFLKVGKDGVITIEEGRQSETTVEVVEGMQFDRGYLSPHFVTNQDDQTVELENCYILIYEEKISNAKNLVPLLEAISKANKPLLVIAEDLEGEALATLVVNKMRGILSACAVKAPGYGDRRKAMLGDIATLTAGTAIFKDLGISLDSVKLTDLGRAKKVIINAENTTIIEGAGKKADIDGRAEQIRREIEVTDSEYDREKLQERLAKLSGGVAQINCGAATETEMKERKHLLEDAKSAVQAALEEGIVPGGGVALIRSEKSLEKLDLEGDELLGARIVKNVLDYPLRCIADNAGADGAVVVNRVRQLKNKNEGYDADKGTYTDLVAAGIIDPAKVVRTALQNAASVASLMLTTESLVTEIPKEEEPEAGGHHDHGMGGMGGGMGGMGGMGGMGMGDMGM; from the coding sequence GTGGCAAAGCAGATGGTCTTTGATGACGAAGCACGGCAGCCGCTGTTGGCCGGCGCCTCGAAGTTGGCCCGTGCGGTCAGCAGCACCCTCGGCCCCCGCGGCCGCAACGCCGTGCTCGACAAAGGTTGGGGTTCGCCCAAGGTAACCAAAGACGGCGTCACCGTCGCCGAAGACATCGAACTGGACGATCCTTTCGAGAACCTGGGCGCCCAGCTCGTCAAGGAAGCCGCCAGCAAGACCAACGACGTGGCCGGCGACGGCACCACCACGGCCACCGTGCTGGCCGAAGCCATCTTTCGCGAAGGTCTGAAGATGATCGCCGCCGGGGCCGATCCGATGGCCCTCTCGCGAGGCATCACGAAGGCCACGGCCCGGGTCGTCGAGGCGGTCGCCAAGTTGGCCACGCCCATCAACGAAAAGAACAAGACCGAGCTGCGGCAAATCGCCACCATCGCCGGCAACAACGATCCCAGCATCGGTGACGTGCTCTCCGACGCCTTCTTGAAGGTCGGCAAAGACGGCGTGATTACCATTGAGGAGGGCCGGCAGTCCGAGACGACCGTTGAAGTGGTCGAAGGCATGCAGTTCGATCGCGGCTACCTTTCGCCGCACTTCGTCACCAACCAGGACGATCAAACGGTCGAGCTGGAGAACTGCTACATCCTGATCTACGAAGAGAAGATCTCGAACGCCAAGAACCTCGTTCCGCTGCTGGAGGCGATCAGCAAGGCCAACAAGCCCCTGCTGGTCATCGCCGAGGATCTCGAAGGCGAAGCGTTGGCCACGCTGGTGGTCAACAAGATGCGGGGCATTCTCAGTGCCTGTGCCGTCAAGGCCCCCGGCTACGGCGACCGTCGCAAGGCGATGCTGGGCGATATTGCCACGCTCACCGCGGGCACGGCCATCTTCAAGGATCTCGGCATCTCGCTCGACTCGGTCAAGCTGACCGACCTGGGCCGGGCCAAGAAGGTCATCATCAACGCCGAGAACACGACGATCATCGAAGGCGCCGGCAAAAAGGCCGACATCGACGGCCGCGCCGAGCAGATTCGCCGCGAAATCGAGGTGACGGACAGCGAGTACGATCGCGAGAAGCTGCAAGAGCGGCTGGCCAAGCTTTCGGGCGGCGTGGCCCAGATCAACTGTGGCGCCGCCACCGAGACCGAGATGAAAGAGCGCAAGCACTTGCTCGAAGACGCCAAGTCGGCCGTGCAAGCCGCGCTGGAAGAAGGGATTGTGCCCGGCGGCGGCGTGGCCCTGATTCGCAGCGAGAAGTCGCTGGAGAAACTCGACCTGGAAGGCGATGAGCTGCTCGGTGCCCGCATCGTCAAAAACGTGCTCGACTATCCCTTGCGTTGCATCGCCGACAACGCGGGCGCCGACGGTGCCGTGGTCGTCAATCGCGTCCGCCAGTTGAAGAACAAGAACGAAGGCTACGACGCCGACAAGGGCACCTACACCGACCTGGTCGCCGCGGGCATCATCGACCCGGCCAAGGTGGTCCGCACCGCCTTGCAAAACGCGGCCAGCGTGGCTTCGCTGATGTTGACCACCGAGTCGCTCGTGACCGAGATTCCCAAGGAAGAAGAGCCTGAGGCGGGCGGCCACCACGACCACGGCATGGGTGGAATGGGTGGTGGCATGGGCGGAATGGGTGGCATGGGTGGCATGGGAATGGGAGACATGGGGATGTAA
- the groES gene encoding co-chaperone GroES encodes MKEAKLRPLDDRVVVEPMEAEQMTAGGIVLPDTAKEKPQRGTVIATGPGKLMDSGERGTMSVKIGDEVIYGKYSGTEIELNGQDVKILREADILAKVLA; translated from the coding sequence ATGAAAGAAGCCAAACTGCGTCCGCTCGATGATCGCGTTGTTGTGGAACCCATGGAGGCCGAACAGATGACCGCCGGCGGCATCGTGCTGCCCGACACCGCCAAGGAAAAGCCGCAGCGCGGCACCGTGATCGCCACTGGACCCGGCAAGCTGATGGACAGCGGCGAGCGCGGCACGATGTCGGTCAAGATCGGCGACGAAGTGATCTACGGCAAGTACTCCGGCACCGAGATCGAGCTGAACGGCCAGGATGTGAAGATCCTGCGCGAGGCGGACATTTTGGCCAAGGTGCTGGCGTAG
- a CDS encoding zinc ribbon domain-containing protein: MPTYDYVCDACDHKFELFQSITAEPEKKCPECKKRKLRRLIGAGAAIVFKGSGFYQTDYRSESYKKRAEADKPASESKSESKSSESKTSETKAGGNGSTAKSEKKAKRKD; the protein is encoded by the coding sequence ATGCCTACCTACGACTACGTTTGCGACGCTTGCGACCACAAGTTCGAGCTTTTCCAATCGATCACGGCCGAGCCGGAGAAGAAGTGCCCCGAGTGCAAGAAGCGGAAGCTGCGGCGATTGATCGGCGCGGGCGCCGCGATTGTGTTCAAAGGATCGGGCTTCTATCAGACGGACTACCGTAGCGAGTCGTACAAGAAGCGGGCCGAGGCCGATAAGCCGGCCAGCGAATCCAAGTCCGAATCGAAGAGCTCGGAGTCGAAGACTTCGGAAACGAAGGCCGGCGGCAACGGTTCCACCGCCAAGAGCGAGAAAAAGGCGAAACGCAAAGACTAA